From the Manis javanica isolate MJ-LG chromosome 11, MJ_LKY, whole genome shotgun sequence genome, one window contains:
- the C11H1orf116 gene encoding specifically androgen-regulated gene protein: protein MPERELWPAGPGSDAVTRVGSWDSMASTASTRSGSSDSSYDFLSAEEKECLLFLEETIGSLDTEVDSGLSPAESERVATPRGPRALLTTLPVPWGHPEGTVVQQGPEPRRGTPSGLSYPPEPQGLALRSGSYSLPRNIHISRNQNLRKSAVQPKSHNLEASEGLVPEPEQEPVSRSGVPGQPPASPRKATLDLDTLFPPPEAFRDPRQSSGEAHLPRGPRQQRHTPQLHTSLSHQKRQETSSEAMSQTANEKGSAGEPGQPQPPPAALSQDSRAGDAPLPAGRDPSAGPAPLAAPKPRKLPPNIVLKSSRSSFHSDPHSWLPRHPEAAPGDAGPAASSLQEQRKARREALEKLGLPQDQDAPSLHLGKPSSSARLRDTRAPAASPAAARALAPAAAPPASPAPALAAAPTAGKAAAPAPAWAPSPRKASAQGDSPSRVLTPAQEPSPGKVPAVKSMPVPIPKAPGVNSPLTQPKPDAGLTLRESTVPGLRQMNFKSNTLERSGVGLGSYLSAEKDPSPQTSTSLGKGSFPNKIAPNILRNSRPRPASLGTGKDFAGIQVGKLADLEQEQRYKHLSYQGQSRDKLPRPPCVSVKISPKGVPDEHRREALKKLGLLKE, encoded by the exons ATGCCGGAGAGGGAGCTGTGGCCGGCGGGGCCTGGCTCGGACGCCGTGACCCGCGTCGGCAGCTGGGACAGCATGGCGAGCACCGCCTCCACCCGCTCTGGATCT AGTGACAGCAGCTACGACTTCCTGTCTGCTGAGGAGAAGGAGTGCCTGCTCTTCCTGGAGGAGACCATTGGCTCACTGGACACTGAGGTTGATAGCGGACTGTCCCCAGCTGAGTCTGAGCGTGTCGCAACGCCCCGAGGTCCCCGAGCACTGCTCACAACCCTGCCTGTGCCCTGGG GACATCCGGAGGGGACAGTCGTTCAGCAAGGACCGGAGCCGAGGAGAGGGACTCCGTCCGGCTTGTCCTACCCGCCCgagccccagggcctggctctcaGGTCTGGCTCCTACAGCCTCCCCAGGAACATCCACATCAGCAGGAACCAGAACCTCAGGAAAAGCGCCGTCCAGCCCAAGAGCCACAACCTGGAGGCGTCGGAGGGGCTTGTCCCGGAGCCTGAGCAAGAGCCGGTCAGCCGAAGCGGTGTGCCGGGCCAGCCTCCGGCCAGCCCCAGGAAGGCCACCCTCGATTTGGACACGCTCTTCCCCCCACCTGAAGCCTTCCGGGACCCCCGGCAGAGCAGTGGGGAGGCTCACCTGCCCAGAGGGCCCAGGCAGCAGAGGCACACGCCCCAGCTCCACACGTCACTTAGCCATCAGAAGCGACAGGAGACTTCTTCAGAGGCCATGTCCCAAACTGCCAATGAGAAAGGCTCAGCAGGGGAACCGGGCCAACCTCAGCCTCCTCCTGCCGCGCTGTCCCAGGACTCAAGAGCCGGAGACGCTCCCCTCCCAGCAGGAAGGGATCCCAGTGCTGGACCGGCACCCCTCGCAGCCCCCAAGCCCCGGAAGCTGCCACCTAACATAGTTCTCAAGAGCAGCCGAAGCAGCTTCCACAGTGATCCGCACAGCTGGCTGCCCCGCCACCCTGAGGCTGCCCCCGGGGATGCTGGGCCGGCTGCCTCTTCTCTGCAGGAACAGAGGAAGGCACGCAGGGAGGCGCTGGAGAAGCTGGGGCTGCCCCAGGACCAGGATGCGCCCAGCCTGCATTTAGGCAAGCCCAGCAGCTCCGCCAGGCTCAGGGACACTCGTGCTCCAGCCGCCTCCCCCGCTGCAGCTCGGGCTCTGGCCCCAGCTGCGGCCCCGCCTGCGTCTCCAGCCCCGGCCTTGGCAGCTGCACCCACTGCGGGGAAGGCTGCGGCGCCTGCTCCGGCCTGGGCACCTTCTCCACGGAAGGCTTCTGCTCAGGGGGATTCTCCAAGCAGAGTTTTGACTCCTGCCCAGGAACCCAGTCCAGGGAAGGTTCCAGCTGTCAAGTCCATGCCAGTTCCTATCCCAAAGGCCCCGGGGGTAAACAGTCCGCTGACTCAGCCAAAGCCAGACGCAGGGCTGACTCTCCGGGAGAGCACCGTCCCTGGACTGAGACAAATGAACTTCAAGTCCAACACCCTGGAGCGCTCAGGCGTGGGGCTGGGCAGCTACCTCTCAGCCGAGAAAGACCCCAGCCCCCAAACCAGCACCTCTCTGGGAAAAGGCTCCTTCCCGAACAAGATCGCACCCAATATCTTGCGTAATTCCCGGCCCCGCCCTGCCTCCTTGGGTACGGGGAAGGACTTCGCAGGTATCCAGGTGGGCAAGTTGGCTGACCTGGAACAGGAGCAGAGGTACAAGCACCTGTCCTACCAAGGACAGAGCCGGGACAAGCTGCCCAGACCACCCTGCGTCAGTGTCAAGATCTCCCCAAAAGGcgtccctgatgaacacagaaggGAGGCCCTGAAGAAGCTGGGGCTGCTGAAGGAATAG